The DNA region TTCCGATGGTGCGAGGTATCCTGACGATGCAGAATAATCGGTTATTGACGCGGCTTCGGTGATTGTCACCTCACCGATTTTGACGACTGGGTTGAACCCGACTGCAACCCAGAATCCGGAAACAACTCCCCCGGTGATGACTCCTCCAAGTTTCTTGATTTGATTTGGCATATGAGAAACTAGTTGGATAGAAGACCTGTCGTCTAATAAAACTGTGTTTGAGAAGACTATTTGCGGTGATAACAGAGTACTGTATAGCTTTATAAGAATAAGTTTGTACAAAATTTCCGTGAATTGGAACGGGAAAGTAAGACAGAGATGTAGGGAAGTGGTGTGACCAATTCACTATGACTTCGCAAAACTCTCACCGATGGAGGACCTCAGCAGAGTAGCCTGACTAGCTGTACCGCTCCTCGTTCCACGGATTCGCCGTGTTCGAGTACCCGCGCTTCTCCCAGTAGCCGCGCTCGGGTTCGGTGAGGAACTCGACGCCCTCGACCCATTTGGCCCCTTTGTAGGCGTACTTGTGCGGGGTGACGACGCGGAGGGGGCCGCCGTGGTCCGCCGGGAGCGATTCGCCGTCGTACTCGTAGACGAACAGCACCTCGTCGCGCATGCACTCCTCCAGCGAGAGGTTCGTTGTGTAGCCGTCGAGTGCGTGGAACATGACGTGTACCGCGTCGTCGTCGACGCCCGCCAGCTCCGCGAGCGTCGGGAACGTCACGCCCGTGAACTCGCAGTCGAACTTGCTCCACCCGGTGACGCAGTGGAAGTCCTGTACTTGCGTTTCGGAGGGCAGGTCTTTGAACTCCTCGTAGGAGAACTGCAACTGCTCGTCCACCGCGCCCCACACGTCGAACTGCCACGACGCCGGGTCCCACGATGGCGTCCCGCTCTTCGAGAGCACCGGGAACCGCTCGGTCTTTCGCTGGCCGGGTGGCAGGCGCTCCCCGCCGAACTCCTCGTAGAGACCAGTGACGTTCTCGGACATATCTCTCGTTTCGTCGCCACTCACCTATGGTTATCGGCTCTCACCGGTGAATTTATATGGACGAACCGGATACTACGCGAAATCCGAACTGACGTTCGTAACTTCACCAACTATTTTCG from Haloprofundus halobius includes:
- a CDS encoding sulfite oxidase-like oxidoreductase, with the protein product MSENVTGLYEEFGGERLPPGQRKTERFPVLSKSGTPSWDPASWQFDVWGAVDEQLQFSYEEFKDLPSETQVQDFHCVTGWSKFDCEFTGVTFPTLAELAGVDDDAVHVMFHALDGYTTNLSLEECMRDEVLFVYEYDGESLPADHGGPLRVVTPHKYAYKGAKWVEGVEFLTEPERGYWEKRGYSNTANPWNEERYS